The Trichocoleus desertorum ATA4-8-CV12 genome includes the window CCCCATCCGAACAAGCAACGCGCCACGTTATTCGACATGATTGTATTACCACCTGACTTGGGGCGAAACACGTTTGAGGTAGAGCGTAATCTGTTACGGAAGGAATTGAAGCGGTTTTTAGAATTTGCCGACCTAGCCGACAATGCCGCAGAGGCCAGAGTGAAGTTGTTAGCACTGCAAAGTCAATACGGGCTATTAGATGTTTAGTCTTACCCCCTACCAACACGAATGCCTGACGACTGAAGTCGCGGCTACAAGAACAAAGACCGCCTTCGCGGTCTCATTGTTGAAAAGGTGATTTTAGCCTGCGTAGGCAGGCTTGGTTCCAGTAGCCCCAAGCTTTAGCTTGCGGCATTTTAACGATTCATGCAGGAGGTTAAGGTAGCCACCGTAATGACGCTCAGGTATTCGCATTACAATGACTTAATAAAAAGGGTTGATTAGTGGGATCTGCCCTTACCAGTTCCCGCGATCGCTCACCCATGTCCCCAGCCTTCAGCATGAATGAAGTTCAGAAGCCCATCACCACTGCTCCTAAAGAAGTTCAGCAAATCATTCAAAAAGTTCTAGAACTGGAAAAAGACAGACTCGATAAAAACGATCGCGGTCATGTCAACGAAGATATTGTAAAAATCATCAAGGAAGCGGTGCAATGAAGCTGACGGCGCTGAGACTCTGCAACTTTCGCCAGTTTTATGGACAGACTCCAGAAATTTTGCTGGCTAGGGCAGACGATCGCAACGTCACGATGATTCATGGCAACAATGGCTCTGGAAAAACAGGATTGCTCAATGCTTTTACCTGGGTGCTGTTTGAACGATTTACCGCCGCCTTTGCCTCACCAGAGCAGTTGGTGAATCAGCGGGCGATCGCAGAGGCCAAATCGGGCGATCGCGTGGAATGCTGGGTAGAAATTGCCTTTGAGCATGATGGGAAACGCTATCGAGTTAAGCGGCAAATTAATGCTGACAAGCGCAAAGCTGGAGTGGAAACCAGCAAAAGTGAGCTGTTCTTATTGGTGGCTGGAGATGACGGGCGTTGGTCGTCACTGCCTGCATCGCAACAACCAGAGGATGTAATTAGCCGCATCTTGCCAAAGAGCCTGCACCAATATTTCTTCTTTGATGGCGAGCGGATTGAGCAAATTGTCCGCTCCAACAACCGAGCTGAAATTGCTGAGGCTACGAAAAAGCTGTTAGGCGTAGAAGTCCTCGATCGCGCTATTAAGCACCTGAATAATGCCCGAAAAACTCTGGAGCAAGAACTGGAGAGTATTGGCGATGCAGAAACAAAAAGCTTGCTAGGGCAAAAGCGGCAAAGATCACAAGAAATTGAGCAGCTAGAAACTCGGCAAGCGGAGATTGAGCAGGAGTTAATTTACCAGGCGCAACTGAAGCAGGAATACAGCCAACGCTTGCGAGAACTGAGTGAGGTCGCCCAACTCCAACGCCAGCGAGATACTTTAGCCGCTCAACAGCAGGAAATTCGCGATCGCCTGCAACAAAGCAAAGCCCAACTGAAGCGATCGCTTTCGACTCAAGGCTACACCGTGTTTCTCTCCGACGTAACCGCCCAGTTGCGATCGTTGGTGAAGGAACGAGAAGGCCGAGGCGAACTTCCGGCAGACATCAAGCAAAAATTTGTGCAGGACTTGCTAGACCGTCAGCGCTGTATCTGCGGTACTGAACTCCATGCAGGAACTGCTGCCTGTGCCGAGGTGAAGACTTGGTTAGACCGCGCCGGATTAGCTGATGTGGAAGCGGCAGTCTACCGAATTGAGGCGCAGGCGGATGAAATTGACAAGCAGGCCGTCCGATTCTGGGAGGAAACGGATCACGAGCAGGCCAACATCAACAAATTGAAGATAGCGCTCTCCAATATTGAGGAGCAACTAGAGGAAATTCGGGAACAGCTCAGCAAGAATCCCAGTGAGGACATCCGACAGCTGCAAGGCCAGCTAGATAAGACAGAGCGACGGACTGAAAGCCTGAATGTGGAAAAGGGCACGACCCAACAACAGATTAAAGACCGCAAAACCGAAGTCGATCGCCTTGCCAAACAAATCAAGGAGCGGAAGCTGAATGAGGGCAAGCAAAAACTCGCCCAACGCCGCATCACCACCACCCAAGATGCGAGCGATCGCCTAATGCAAGTGAAGCTGAACCAAGACACACTCTTTCGCCAACAGCTCCAGCAACGGCTAGAAGAGATTTTTGGCCAGATATCTTTTAAGGCGCAGGTGCCTCGGCTCAGCGATAAATACGAACTCAACCTAGTAGAAACGATTGCGGGTCAAGAGGTGCCTGTCGCGGCTTCTACCGGAGAAAACCAAATCCTCAGCTTGTCGTTTATTGGCAGCATTATCGATCGGGTACGGCAGTGGAGTAAGTCTGGTTTGGTGATGGGGCCAGACAGCAGCACCTTTCCACTAGTAATGGATTCACCGTTCGGCAGCTTGGATGAGATTTACCGCCGCCAAGTCGCCAAACTGATTCCAGAACTCGCGAATCAACTGGTGGTCTTGGTGACAAAAACTCAGTGGCGAGGAGAAGTGGCTGACGAGATGCAGCCCCGCATTGGTCGGGAGTATGTTCTGGTCTACAACTCACCCAAGCCAGACTGTGAGCTAGATGCGATCCGCTTGGGTAGTGAAACTTACCCACTGGTCAGACAAAGCCCCAATGAGTTTGAATACACTGAGATTTTGGAGGTCAATCACAGTGGTTAGCACATCACCCACCCCCAAAAATTTGATTACAGATGCTTGGGTAAAAGCGAGTTGGGAAGAATTCTTGGCGCTAGCAGACAGCCCAGAGTCCGAGAAAGCCAGATTCTATTTTGACAATGGTTTCATGAGGGTTGAAACGATGCCTGTTGGCTCTGGACATGGTCGGGATAATACCTTACTTTCCCAAGTCGTTAGCCTCTACGGAACGCTCAAAAATATTCGGATTGTCGGTTTTACCAATGGTAGCTTCCGCAAAACTGGGGTGAGAGAATGTCAACCCGATATAGCATTCTACATCGGTGCTGATTTCCAAATTCCGCCGAAAAGTTCTGAACCCGTTGATGTGGATCAGTTTGGTGCGCCTGCCTTAGTTGTAGAAGTTGCCTCAACCACGCTCAATGATGATTTGGGCCGCAAGCGATTGCTCTATGAGCGGTTGGGTGTGCAGGAATATTGGGTGGTAGATGTGAAGGCTGGAGAGGCGATCGCGTTTGCAGTTGCAGATGGCGGGAGTAAGCAAATTCA containing:
- a CDS encoding AAA family ATPase, giving the protein MKLTALRLCNFRQFYGQTPEILLARADDRNVTMIHGNNGSGKTGLLNAFTWVLFERFTAAFASPEQLVNQRAIAEAKSGDRVECWVEIAFEHDGKRYRVKRQINADKRKAGVETSKSELFLLVAGDDGRWSSLPASQQPEDVISRILPKSLHQYFFFDGERIEQIVRSNNRAEIAEATKKLLGVEVLDRAIKHLNNARKTLEQELESIGDAETKSLLGQKRQRSQEIEQLETRQAEIEQELIYQAQLKQEYSQRLRELSEVAQLQRQRDTLAAQQQEIRDRLQQSKAQLKRSLSTQGYTVFLSDVTAQLRSLVKEREGRGELPADIKQKFVQDLLDRQRCICGTELHAGTAACAEVKTWLDRAGLADVEAAVYRIEAQADEIDKQAVRFWEETDHEQANINKLKIALSNIEEQLEEIREQLSKNPSEDIRQLQGQLDKTERRTESLNVEKGTTQQQIKDRKTEVDRLAKQIKERKLNEGKQKLAQRRITTTQDASDRLMQVKLNQDTLFRQQLQQRLEEIFGQISFKAQVPRLSDKYELNLVETIAGQEVPVAASTGENQILSLSFIGSIIDRVRQWSKSGLVMGPDSSTFPLVMDSPFGSLDEIYRRQVAKLIPELANQLVVLVTKTQWRGEVADEMQPRIGREYVLVYNSPKPDCELDAIRLGSETYPLVRQSPNEFEYTEILEVNHSG
- a CDS encoding Uma2 family endonuclease; the encoded protein is MVSTSPTPKNLITDAWVKASWEEFLALADSPESEKARFYFDNGFMRVETMPVGSGHGRDNTLLSQVVSLYGTLKNIRIVGFTNGSFRKTGVRECQPDIAFYIGADFQIPPKSSEPVDVDQFGAPALVVEVASTTLNDDLGRKRLLYERLGVQEYWVVDVKAGEAIAFAVADGGSKQIQASQVLPGLAIAVVEEALQRSQTADDGEINRWLLQTFS